In Geopsychrobacter electrodiphilus DSM 16401, a single window of DNA contains:
- the fusA gene encoding elongation factor G — protein sequence MARQVSLKKTRNIGIMAHIDAGKTTTTERILFYTGVSHKIGEVHDGAATMDWMEQEQERGITITSAATTCMWSDHRINIIDTPGHVDFTIEVERSLKVLDGAVAVFCSVGGVEPQSETVWRQADKYHVPRIAFVNKMDRIGANFQNGVEMMRDRLGANPVPIQLPIGSEENFKGCIDLVQMKALLWHDEAMGAEYDVADIPADLLDEADMAREAMLEEVCSHDDDLMEKYLGGEELTVAEIKFGIRKATMGLHINPVLCGSAFKNKGVQTLLDAVVDYMPSPLDVPPIQGLNPDNGEPLERPASDDSPFSSLAFKVMTDPFVGQLTFFRVYSGVAESGSTVLNSTKGKKERFGRLLKMHANKREEIKQVYAGDIAAAVGLKYTTTGDTLCDPSKPSLLESMDFPEPVIHLSVEPKTKTDQERMGVALGKLLSEDPSLRVRTDEETGQTILSGMGELHLEVIVDRMKREFKVECNIGAPQVAYRESITKTVEVQGKFVRQSGGRGQYGDCWLRLEPGEPGEGFTFVDAVKGGVIPREYIPAVGKGAQEASENGVLAGFPIVDIKVTVFDGSYHDVDSNEMAFKIAGSMGFKAGAAKASPILLEPIMSVEVVVPEEYMGDVIGDLNSRRGRIMGMQSRGGAQIVDSEVPLSSMFGYSTDLRSATQGRATYTMTFDHYDQVPKAISEEIIAKVKGQ from the coding sequence GTGGCACGTCAAGTAAGTTTGAAAAAAACCCGTAATATCGGGATTATGGCGCATATCGACGCTGGCAAGACCACCACAACTGAACGGATTCTCTTTTACACTGGAGTCTCTCACAAGATCGGTGAAGTCCACGACGGTGCGGCAACGATGGACTGGATGGAGCAAGAGCAGGAGCGAGGTATCACGATTACCTCTGCTGCTACAACTTGTATGTGGTCGGACCATCGGATCAATATTATTGATACGCCTGGTCATGTTGACTTTACTATTGAGGTAGAGCGTTCTCTAAAGGTACTCGACGGTGCTGTGGCGGTTTTCTGCTCGGTGGGAGGTGTTGAGCCTCAGTCTGAAACGGTTTGGCGTCAGGCTGATAAATATCATGTCCCGCGGATAGCCTTTGTTAATAAGATGGACCGTATCGGCGCTAACTTTCAAAATGGTGTTGAGATGATGCGCGATCGTCTTGGCGCCAATCCCGTTCCGATTCAGCTTCCAATAGGCTCTGAGGAAAACTTTAAGGGTTGTATTGACCTGGTTCAGATGAAGGCTCTCTTATGGCACGATGAAGCTATGGGCGCTGAGTACGATGTGGCAGATATCCCGGCGGACCTGTTGGACGAAGCTGACATGGCTCGCGAGGCCATGCTTGAAGAAGTCTGCTCGCATGATGATGATTTAATGGAGAAATACCTGGGTGGTGAAGAGCTCACAGTCGCGGAGATAAAATTCGGAATCCGTAAAGCAACCATGGGGCTGCATATCAATCCTGTACTTTGTGGAAGTGCCTTTAAAAATAAGGGCGTTCAGACACTGTTAGATGCAGTTGTTGATTATATGCCTTCTCCTCTTGATGTCCCGCCAATTCAGGGCTTGAATCCTGATAATGGTGAGCCTCTAGAGCGTCCCGCCAGTGATGATTCTCCATTTTCTTCGCTTGCATTTAAGGTCATGACCGACCCCTTTGTTGGCCAGTTAACTTTCTTTAGGGTTTATTCTGGTGTTGCTGAATCAGGCTCTACTGTTCTCAATTCGACAAAGGGCAAGAAAGAGCGTTTCGGTCGGTTGCTGAAAATGCATGCAAATAAACGTGAAGAGATTAAGCAGGTCTATGCTGGTGATATTGCTGCAGCTGTAGGCTTGAAATATACAACGACAGGTGATACCCTCTGCGACCCGAGTAAGCCTTCGCTGCTTGAGTCGATGGATTTTCCGGAGCCGGTTATTCACCTCTCCGTTGAGCCCAAAACCAAGACTGATCAGGAAAGAATGGGAGTTGCTCTCGGTAAGCTTCTGTCTGAGGATCCCTCGTTGCGTGTTCGGACTGACGAAGAGACCGGGCAGACAATCCTCTCAGGGATGGGCGAGCTCCATCTTGAAGTTATTGTTGATCGAATGAAGCGCGAATTTAAGGTTGAGTGCAATATTGGCGCTCCGCAGGTTGCCTATCGTGAATCAATCACAAAGACGGTAGAAGTTCAGGGCAAGTTTGTTCGTCAGTCCGGTGGTCGCGGCCAGTATGGCGACTGTTGGTTGCGTCTTGAGCCAGGTGAGCCAGGTGAAGGGTTTACTTTTGTCGATGCGGTTAAGGGTGGTGTTATCCCACGTGAATATATTCCTGCCGTCGGGAAGGGTGCTCAGGAAGCTTCTGAGAATGGAGTCCTTGCGGGATTCCCGATTGTCGATATCAAGGTAACCGTTTTTGACGGTTCCTATCATGATGTTGACTCAAATGAGATGGCATTTAAGATCGCCGGCTCCATGGGTTTCAAGGCCGGTGCGGCCAAGGCATCTCCGATACTGCTTGAGCCGATTATGTCAGTTGAGGTTGTCGTCCCCGAGGAATATATGGGCGATGTTATCGGCGACTTGAATAGCCGTCGTGGTCGTATTATGGGTATGCAGTCCCGTGGGGGTGCCCAGATTGTCGATTCTGAGGTTCCGCTTTCGAGCATGTTTGGGTATTCAACAGACTTGCGCAGCGCCACTCAGGGGCGTGCGACCTATACGATGACCTTTGATCATTACGACCAAGTTCCAAAGGCAATCAGTGAAGAAATTATAGCCAAGGTCAAAGGCCAATAA
- the rpsG gene encoding 30S ribosomal protein S7, with amino-acid sequence MPRRREVPKRVILPDPKFEDLLVAKFINGVMSGGKKSTAEQIVYGAFDLVAERSGANPLETFKTAMDNLRPLVEVKSRRVGGSTYQVPVEVAPSRRTAMAIRWLITYARQRNEKTMRERLAGEFMDAAAGRGSAMRKREDTHRMAEANKAFAHYRW; translated from the coding sequence ATGCCTAGAAGAAGAGAAGTTCCAAAACGCGTTATTCTGCCCGATCCAAAATTTGAGGATCTGTTGGTCGCCAAGTTTATTAATGGCGTCATGTCCGGTGGTAAAAAAAGTACTGCTGAGCAGATTGTTTATGGTGCATTTGATCTGGTCGCTGAACGGTCGGGGGCGAACCCCCTTGAGACGTTTAAAACGGCCATGGACAATCTGCGTCCTCTGGTTGAAGTTAAGTCTCGACGTGTCGGTGGCTCAACTTACCAGGTTCCGGTTGAAGTTGCTCCCTCACGACGGACTGCTATGGCAATACGTTGGTTGATTACCTATGCTCGTCAGCGCAATGAAAAGACTATGCGCGAACGGCTGGCGGGTGAGTTCATGGACGCTGCTGCTGGTCGTGGCTCAGCCATGAGAAAAAGAGAAGATACGCACCGTATGGCTGAGGCCAACAAGGCGTTCGCTCATTATCGCTGGTAA
- the rpsL gene encoding 30S ribosomal protein S12 — translation MPTINQLVRKGRQKKVTKSTAPALKSCPQRRGVCTRVYTTTPKKPNSALRKVARVRLTNGYVVTSYIPGVGHNLQEHSVVLIRGGRVKDLPGVRYHIVRGTLDLAGVKNRMQARSKYGAKRPK, via the coding sequence ATGCCAACAATAAACCAGCTGGTTCGCAAGGGTCGGCAGAAAAAAGTCACGAAGTCGACAGCGCCAGCATTGAAATCCTGTCCGCAACGTCGTGGTGTCTGTACCCGCGTTTACACCACAACCCCAAAGAAGCCGAACTCGGCCTTGCGCAAGGTTGCCCGGGTTCGTTTGACTAATGGCTATGTTGTGACTTCCTATATTCCTGGTGTAGGCCATAATCTTCAGGAGCACTCTGTGGTCCTGATTCGTGGCGGTCGGGTCAAAGACCTCCCGGGTGTTCGTTATCATATTGTACGCGGTACGCTCGACCTTGCTGGCGTGAAAAATCGCATGCAAGCGCGTTCGAAGTACGGCGCCAAGCGGCCGAAGTAA
- the rpoC gene encoding DNA-directed RNA polymerase subunit beta', with amino-acid sequence MEDILGLFERPKDPLSFNSIQLSLSSPEKIRERSFGEVKKPETINYRTFKPERDGLFCAKIFGPTKDYECNCGKYKRMKHRGIVCEKCGVEVIPSKVRRERLGHIDLACPVAHIWFLKSLPSRIGALLDMTLKDLEKVLYFEAYVVLDAGDTGLEKGQLLSEDKYIEAMDEFAGQFVAGMGAESIRELMSEIDLEVEGDQLRIEMKEATSEAKRKKTSKRLKVINAFRNSGNRPEWMILETIPVLPPELRPLVPLDGGRFATSDLNDLYRRVINRNNRLKRLMELRAPEVIIRNEKRMLQESVDALFDNGRRGRAITGPSKRPLKSLSDMLKGKGGRFRQNLLGKRVDYSGRSVIVCGPELKLHQCGLPKKMALELFKPFIYQKLEEYGHSTTVKNAKRMVEKEKTEVWDVLEEVIKEHPVMLNRAPTLHRLGIQAFEPVLIEGKAIQLHPLVCTAFNADFDGDQMAVHLPLSIESQIEARVLMMSTNNILSPANGKPIIVPSQDMVLGLYYMTRERPFVVGSGKAFTSPDEVRMAFDSGEVDLQAGIRVRMSPAEGAPLQLVKTTVGRVLLREVVPPSIPFEHVNKVVGKKQVADLIDVSFRLAGNKDTVILADKLKETGFRYSTLAGVSICLDDMEIPESKEARIKTASDEVKDIQQQYTEGLITDGERYNKVIDIWAKCTEDIAGIMLGNIAVDKIKSEDGEVVEVSSFNAIHMMADSGARGSAQQIRQLAGMRGLMAKPDGSIIETPITANFREGLTVLQYFISTHGARKGLADTALKTANSGYLTRRLVDVAQDAIIVEHDCDTIDGIEVSTLTEGGEIIERLGDRILGRVALDDVFDPITDELLVSANEQIDEDLVKRVEDAGIENITIRSVLTCKSKHGICALCYGRDLARGHLVNLGEAVGVIAAQSIGEPGTQLTMRTFHIGGTASRRAEQTSLEARFDGTLQFNNLTTVDDAAGFPIVMNRKGEILVVDETGRERERYSVVYGARLTRQEGAAIKAADVIAEWDPYTVPIITEIGGVVHFGDIAEGLTMEEQVDEVTGLSRKVVTEAKSADKRPRITLKGEDGKALKLPSGNQARYMLPVGANITVEEGAIIHAGSIIAKIPRETTKTKDITGGLPRVAELFEARKPKEVAIITEIDGVVSYGKDSKGKRKIVVTPEIGEPKEYLVAKGKHIAVHEGDYLRAGEELVDGSSNPHDILRVLGIKELAKYLVDEVQEVYRLQGVKINDKHIETIVRQMLRRVEIKDVGDTNFLIDDQADRWVFEDENERVLADGGRPAIGEPVMLGITKASLSTESFISAASFQETTKVLTQAAIQGKVDNLRGLKENVIMGRLIPAGTGIAKYRAAQINTPEPEPKLEEPIDFDAEYEKELAAAGQTATPE; translated from the coding sequence TTGGAAGATATCTTAGGTTTGTTTGAGCGCCCCAAGGACCCATTGAGTTTTAATTCGATTCAGCTCTCTCTTTCTTCGCCAGAAAAGATTAGGGAGCGGTCCTTTGGTGAAGTCAAAAAACCAGAAACCATCAACTACCGGACGTTTAAACCGGAACGTGATGGCCTGTTCTGTGCCAAAATCTTTGGTCCGACCAAAGACTATGAATGTAACTGCGGGAAATACAAGCGCATGAAACATCGCGGCATCGTCTGCGAAAAATGCGGGGTTGAAGTTATCCCGAGTAAGGTTCGCCGTGAACGGCTCGGTCACATTGACCTGGCTTGCCCGGTCGCCCATATCTGGTTTTTGAAGTCACTGCCGAGCCGGATCGGGGCTCTGCTGGATATGACCCTCAAGGACCTTGAAAAAGTTCTGTACTTTGAAGCCTATGTGGTTCTTGATGCCGGAGACACCGGCCTTGAGAAGGGGCAACTGCTCTCAGAAGACAAATATATCGAGGCGATGGACGAATTTGCCGGGCAGTTTGTAGCTGGGATGGGTGCCGAATCAATTCGTGAGCTGATGTCCGAGATTGATCTTGAGGTCGAAGGTGATCAACTGCGCATCGAAATGAAAGAGGCGACCAGCGAAGCGAAACGGAAGAAAACCTCCAAGCGGCTCAAGGTGATCAATGCCTTCCGAAATAGTGGTAATCGACCAGAATGGATGATCCTTGAAACCATCCCGGTTTTGCCTCCTGAACTGCGTCCATTGGTTCCGCTGGATGGTGGCCGGTTTGCGACCAGCGATCTGAATGATCTCTATCGTCGTGTGATTAACCGGAATAACCGGCTCAAACGGTTGATGGAATTGCGTGCGCCGGAAGTTATTATCCGCAATGAAAAACGGATGCTGCAAGAGTCCGTTGATGCGCTGTTTGATAATGGGCGTCGCGGTCGGGCGATTACCGGACCGAGTAAGCGTCCTCTTAAGTCTCTCTCGGATATGCTCAAAGGGAAAGGTGGTCGTTTCCGTCAAAACCTGCTGGGTAAGCGGGTCGATTATTCAGGCCGTTCGGTTATTGTCTGCGGACCGGAACTTAAACTTCATCAGTGTGGCTTGCCAAAGAAGATGGCACTTGAGCTGTTTAAACCTTTTATCTATCAGAAGCTTGAGGAGTACGGCCATAGTACCACGGTCAAAAACGCCAAGCGTATGGTTGAAAAAGAGAAGACAGAAGTTTGGGACGTGCTCGAAGAAGTCATTAAGGAGCATCCGGTCATGTTGAACCGGGCGCCGACTCTGCACCGCTTGGGAATTCAAGCGTTTGAGCCGGTCCTGATCGAAGGGAAAGCAATTCAATTGCACCCATTGGTTTGTACTGCGTTCAATGCCGACTTCGACGGTGACCAGATGGCCGTTCACCTGCCGCTTTCGATTGAGAGTCAGATCGAAGCACGGGTGTTGATGATGTCGACCAACAACATCCTCTCCCCGGCGAATGGGAAACCGATCATTGTCCCATCGCAAGATATGGTCCTGGGTCTTTATTATATGACCCGAGAGCGCCCCTTTGTCGTTGGCAGTGGCAAGGCATTCACTTCGCCAGATGAAGTACGGATGGCATTTGATTCCGGGGAGGTTGATCTCCAGGCGGGAATTCGCGTGCGAATGAGTCCTGCTGAAGGTGCCCCGCTCCAGTTGGTCAAAACGACTGTTGGACGTGTACTTTTGCGTGAGGTTGTTCCTCCATCGATACCCTTCGAGCATGTCAATAAGGTTGTCGGTAAAAAGCAGGTTGCCGATTTGATCGATGTCAGCTTCCGACTTGCCGGTAATAAGGATACGGTCATCCTTGCCGATAAGCTTAAGGAAACAGGTTTTCGATACTCTACTCTGGCCGGGGTCTCGATCTGTCTTGATGACATGGAAATTCCCGAAAGCAAAGAAGCAAGGATTAAAACCGCTTCTGACGAGGTCAAGGACATTCAGCAGCAGTACACTGAGGGTCTGATCACCGATGGTGAGCGTTACAATAAGGTTATCGATATCTGGGCGAAGTGTACTGAAGATATCGCTGGCATCATGCTCGGGAATATTGCGGTTGACAAGATCAAATCAGAGGATGGTGAGGTCGTTGAGGTTTCGTCCTTTAATGCTATTCACATGATGGCCGACTCAGGGGCACGAGGCTCTGCACAACAGATTCGTCAGTTAGCTGGTATGCGGGGCTTGATGGCAAAGCCTGATGGTTCGATCATTGAAACGCCAATTACTGCTAACTTCCGTGAAGGTTTGACGGTTCTGCAGTACTTTATCTCAACCCATGGTGCGCGGAAGGGCCTTGCTGATACGGCGCTTAAAACGGCAAACTCTGGGTATCTGACGCGGCGCCTGGTCGATGTTGCGCAGGATGCGATTATTGTCGAACATGACTGCGACACAATTGATGGCATTGAAGTGTCGACCCTCACCGAGGGCGGTGAAATCATCGAGCGTCTGGGGGATCGTATCCTTGGACGCGTGGCGTTGGATGATGTTTTTGATCCAATTACTGATGAGTTGCTGGTCTCGGCTAATGAGCAGATTGATGAGGACCTGGTTAAGAGGGTTGAGGATGCCGGGATTGAAAATATCACGATCCGTTCCGTTCTGACCTGTAAAAGCAAGCACGGAATCTGCGCGCTTTGTTACGGACGAGATCTTGCTCGAGGCCATCTGGTTAATCTTGGAGAGGCGGTCGGGGTCATTGCGGCTCAATCGATCGGTGAGCCTGGAACCCAGTTGACCATGCGTACCTTCCATATCGGAGGTACCGCATCACGGCGTGCAGAGCAGACATCGCTTGAGGCTCGTTTTGACGGGACTCTGCAATTCAATAACCTGACTACTGTCGATGATGCAGCGGGATTCCCCATTGTTATGAACCGCAAGGGTGAAATTCTGGTGGTCGATGAGACTGGTCGTGAGAGGGAACGTTACTCTGTGGTTTATGGAGCCCGTTTGACACGCCAAGAGGGCGCAGCGATCAAGGCTGCTGATGTTATTGCTGAGTGGGACCCCTATACGGTTCCAATTATCACTGAGATTGGTGGTGTGGTCCACTTTGGTGATATTGCAGAAGGCCTCACCATGGAAGAACAGGTCGATGAAGTCACCGGCCTGTCGCGCAAAGTTGTCACTGAAGCAAAGTCTGCAGATAAGCGTCCGCGTATCACCCTTAAGGGGGAGGATGGCAAGGCTCTAAAATTGCCGAGTGGGAACCAGGCGCGTTATATGTTGCCTGTCGGGGCGAATATTACGGTCGAGGAAGGTGCCATCATCCACGCTGGTTCAATTATCGCCAAGATTCCGCGGGAGACGACCAAGACCAAAGATATCACCGGAGGTCTGCCGCGTGTTGCCGAACTCTTTGAAGCCCGTAAACCGAAAGAGGTCGCTATTATTACTGAGATCGATGGTGTGGTCTCTTATGGTAAAGACTCAAAAGGGAAGCGCAAGATAGTCGTTACCCCTGAGATCGGTGAACCGAAAGAATACCTGGTCGCCAAAGGCAAACACATCGCTGTCCATGAGGGTGACTATCTTCGTGCCGGAGAGGAGTTGGTCGATGGTTCTTCCAACCCTCACGATATTTTACGGGTCTTGGGTATTAAGGAGTTGGCGAAGTATCTGGTCGACGAGGTCCAAGAGGTCTATCGTCTGCAGGGTGTTAAGATCAACGATAAGCATATTGAAACCATCGTGCGTCAGATGTTACGTCGGGTTGAGATTAAAGATGTCGGGGATACAAACTTCCTTATAGATGATCAGGCTGATCGCTGGGTGTTTGAAGATGAGAATGAACGGGTCCTGGCAGATGGCGGTCGCCCTGCCATAGGGGAGCCGGTTATGCTCGGGATTACCAAGGCATCGCTCTCGACCGAATCATTTATTTCCGCCGCTTCATTCCAGGAGACCACAAAAGTGTTGACGCAGGCCGCAATTCAGGGCAAGGTCGACAACTTACGCGGATTGAAGGAGAATGTCATCATGGGTCGGCTCATCCCAGCCGGCACCGGGATTGCAAAATATCGGGCCGCTCAGATCAACACACCTGAACCTGAGCCAAAACTCGAAGAACCGATCGATTTTGATGCTGAATATGAAAAAGAATTGGCCGCCGCTGGCCAGACTGCAACACCGGAGTAA
- the rpoB gene encoding DNA-directed RNA polymerase subunit beta, whose amino-acid sequence MAYSFANNPLLRKHFAKSGNIIDIPNLIDIQKTSYTRFLQADLPPSARRPIGLESVFRSVFPIKDFSDTCSMEYVSYGLGTPKYDVEECHQRGMTFAAPIKVKVRLVTWDVDKESGTQSIRDIKEQEVYFGEIPLMTENGTFIINGTERVIVSQLHRSPGVFFSHDRGKTHSSGKILFSARIIPYRGSWLDFDFDHKDLLWVRIDRRRKLPATVLLKALGYSTEELLKHYYQLEQISFDGSSYQKRVNLDLLAGQRANADVISASGEVVVKANRKFTKAAIRKMDEAGIKSIALTTEELLGKVVGSDIIDTATGEVILEANGELSEGKLEELRERGINQFEILFIDHNVAGPYLRDTLLVDKIDSSEEGIIEIFRRLRPGDPPTVKTATNLFDSLFFSAERYDISPVGRLKLNHKLGLDSPIELATLTKEDILEVVRYLIELRNGHGHIDDIDHLGNRRVRAVGELLENQYRVGLVRMERAIKERMSLQDVDALMPHDLINSKPVSAVVKEFFGSSQLSQFMDQTNPLSEVTHKRRMSALGPGGLTRERAGFEVRDVHPTHYGRVCPIETPEGPNIGLIASLSTYARINEYGFVETPYRLVKDGKVTTDIKYFSALEEEKHAIAQANAPLDTKGKFTNELVNVRKDGEFMLLPPAEVSLMDVSPKQIVSVAAALIPFLENDDANRALMGSNMQRQAVPLLRADAPLVGTGMERVVAHDSGNSVVARHNGVVESVDAGRIVIQIDEKEVDESGTGVDIYNLLKFTRSNQNTCINQKPIVKAGVRVKRGDVIADGPSTQWGELALGQNILVAFMPWHGYNFEDSILISEKVVQEDRYTSIHIEEFECVARDTKLGKEEITDDIPNLGEDALADLDESGIIRIGAVVKPGDIMVGKITPKGETQLSPEEKLLRAIFGEKAGDVRDTSLRVPPGEEGVVIGARVFSRKGSDKDARTEHIENLEIEKLLKDQDDEIRILRTSTRKLIGALLLGQTSAVGISDVSGKSLLPKKRKISEEIFNLIPFSRLREVSLEDAADVEQKVSDLLNRLAEREQLVQAVFADKIDKCKRGDDLPPGVIKMVKVYIAIKRKLQVGDKMAGRHGNKGVLSRILPQEDMPYMEDGTPVEIVLNPLGVPSRMNVGQILETHLGLAARGLGRQIQQVLDSGAALKTLREQIKSAYDDRELNGFIDGLAEDDLKVLARRLSHGVPMASPVFEGVSEEIMKQQMEKAGFNSSGQMTLYDGKTGIAFKEKVTVGIMYILKLHHLVDDKIHARSIGPYSLVTQQPLGGKAQFGGQRLGEMEVWAMEAYGAAHALQEFLTVKSDDVAGRTRIYEAIVKGKHTLEAGLPESFNVLIKELQALCLDVDLLEDNAS is encoded by the coding sequence TCAAGGTCAAGGTTCGTCTTGTGACCTGGGATGTCGACAAAGAATCGGGGACGCAATCCATTCGCGATATAAAGGAGCAAGAGGTTTATTTCGGGGAAATCCCCCTGATGACCGAAAATGGCACCTTTATTATCAACGGGACTGAGCGTGTCATCGTTAGCCAGTTGCACCGTTCTCCCGGCGTCTTTTTCTCTCATGATCGTGGCAAAACCCATTCGAGCGGGAAAATTTTGTTTAGTGCTCGAATCATACCCTACCGTGGCTCATGGCTTGATTTTGATTTTGACCACAAGGATCTACTCTGGGTGCGGATTGATCGTCGGCGCAAGCTTCCGGCAACCGTCCTGCTTAAGGCCCTCGGTTACAGCACCGAAGAGTTATTGAAGCATTATTATCAACTCGAACAGATCAGTTTCGATGGCAGCTCTTATCAGAAGCGCGTGAACCTCGATCTGTTGGCTGGTCAGCGGGCGAACGCTGATGTTATCTCCGCCTCGGGCGAGGTTGTTGTCAAGGCCAACCGGAAGTTTACCAAAGCCGCCATCCGCAAGATGGACGAGGCCGGTATCAAGTCGATCGCACTGACTACTGAGGAGTTGCTTGGTAAGGTCGTGGGCTCCGATATTATCGATACCGCGACAGGTGAGGTTATTCTTGAGGCGAATGGGGAGTTGAGTGAAGGCAAGCTTGAAGAGTTGCGTGAGCGTGGCATTAATCAATTCGAAATTCTCTTCATCGACCACAACGTTGCGGGGCCCTATCTGCGGGACACCCTGCTGGTTGATAAGATTGACAGCAGCGAGGAAGGTATCATTGAGATCTTCCGGCGTCTGCGTCCCGGTGACCCACCAACGGTCAAGACGGCAACCAATCTCTTTGACAGCCTGTTTTTTAGTGCGGAGCGCTACGATATCTCGCCGGTTGGTCGTCTTAAACTGAATCACAAACTGGGTCTCGATTCCCCCATTGAGCTGGCAACGTTGACCAAGGAAGATATTCTTGAGGTTGTTCGTTATCTCATAGAACTCCGCAACGGGCATGGTCATATCGATGATATAGACCACCTCGGCAATCGGCGGGTTCGTGCAGTTGGTGAGCTACTCGAGAATCAGTACCGCGTTGGTTTGGTGCGCATGGAGCGCGCTATCAAAGAGCGGATGAGTCTTCAGGATGTTGACGCGCTGATGCCTCACGATTTGATCAATTCCAAACCGGTTTCGGCCGTGGTCAAAGAGTTCTTCGGTTCCAGCCAGCTTTCTCAGTTTATGGACCAGACCAACCCACTTTCCGAAGTGACCCACAAGCGGCGGATGTCTGCCCTTGGACCTGGTGGTTTAACCCGAGAGAGGGCCGGATTTGAAGTACGTGACGTTCATCCGACCCACTATGGACGGGTTTGCCCGATTGAGACCCCTGAAGGCCCGAATATCGGTCTGATTGCGTCCCTTTCGACCTATGCGCGGATCAATGAGTACGGTTTTGTTGAAACACCTTACCGTCTTGTGAAGGATGGCAAGGTTACGACTGATATCAAGTATTTTTCCGCACTTGAAGAAGAAAAGCATGCGATCGCCCAGGCCAACGCACCGCTTGATACTAAGGGTAAGTTTACCAATGAGCTCGTCAACGTTCGTAAGGATGGTGAGTTCATGCTTCTGCCTCCTGCAGAAGTGAGTTTGATGGACGTTTCGCCGAAGCAGATTGTTTCGGTTGCTGCTGCCTTGATCCCTTTCCTTGAGAACGATGATGCCAACCGTGCGTTGATGGGGTCAAACATGCAGCGCCAGGCTGTCCCCTTGCTGCGTGCCGACGCACCCCTGGTCGGAACCGGCATGGAGCGTGTTGTTGCGCATGACTCTGGTAACTCGGTTGTAGCACGCCATAACGGCGTGGTTGAAAGTGTCGATGCCGGACGCATTGTCATTCAGATAGATGAAAAAGAGGTCGATGAGAGTGGTACTGGCGTTGATATTTACAATCTGCTCAAGTTTACCCGTTCGAACCAGAATACCTGCATTAACCAGAAGCCGATCGTCAAGGCGGGGGTTCGAGTTAAGCGGGGTGATGTTATTGCCGATGGGCCCTCCACCCAATGGGGCGAGCTTGCTCTGGGACAGAATATCCTGGTTGCCTTCATGCCCTGGCATGGTTACAACTTTGAAGACTCGATTCTGATCTCTGAAAAAGTTGTTCAGGAAGACCGTTATACTTCGATTCATATTGAAGAGTTTGAGTGCGTTGCCCGGGATACAAAACTTGGCAAGGAAGAGATCACCGACGATATTCCCAATCTCGGCGAGGATGCCCTGGCTGATCTAGACGAGTCCGGGATCATCCGAATCGGGGCAGTAGTCAAGCCTGGCGATATAATGGTCGGCAAGATAACCCCGAAGGGTGAAACTCAACTCTCTCCAGAGGAGAAGCTGTTGCGGGCAATCTTCGGTGAAAAAGCCGGCGATGTTCGTGATACCTCGCTTCGTGTGCCTCCGGGAGAAGAGGGTGTCGTCATCGGTGCGCGCGTCTTTTCGCGCAAAGGTTCCGACAAGGATGCACGGACTGAGCATATCGAAAACCTTGAGATTGAAAAATTGCTCAAGGATCAGGATGATGAAATAAGGATCTTGCGGACCTCAACCCGTAAACTGATCGGGGCCCTGCTGCTCGGTCAGACCTCTGCGGTTGGTATTTCGGATGTCTCGGGCAAGAGTCTGTTGCCGAAAAAACGCAAAATCAGTGAAGAAATCTTTAACCTGATTCCATTCTCGCGACTGCGTGAAGTCTCTCTGGAGGATGCTGCTGATGTCGAGCAGAAGGTTAGCGATCTATTGAATCGCCTTGCCGAGCGCGAGCAATTGGTACAGGCGGTGTTTGCCGATAAGATCGATAAGTGTAAACGCGGTGATGATTTGCCGCCCGGCGTGATCAAGATGGTTAAGGTTTATATCGCCATCAAGCGGAAGCTTCAGGTTGGTGACAAGATGGCCGGGCGTCATGGTAATAAAGGTGTCCTCTCGCGGATTCTTCCGCAAGAAGATATGCCCTACATGGAAGATGGTACCCCGGTTGAGATTGTCCTTAATCCGCTTGGTGTTCCTTCGCGGATGAACGTAGGACAGATTCTTGAAACTCACCTGGGTTTGGCTGCGCGTGGGCTGGGGCGACAAATTCAGCAGGTTCTGGATAGTGGGGCTGCGCTGAAAACGCTGCGTGAACAGATCAAGTCAGCCTACGATGATAGAGAACTGAACGGCTTCATCGATGGCCTGGCCGAGGATGATCTTAAGGTCCTGGCGCGACGTCTTTCTCACGGGGTGCCGATGGCATCACCGGTCTTTGAAGGGGTCAGCGAAGAGATCATGAAGCAGCAGATGGAAAAGGCCGGGTTCAACAGTAGTGGTCAGATGACCCTCTACGACGGTAAGACCGGGATTGCTTTTAAAGAAAAAGTCACGGTCGGGATCATGTACATTCTTAAACTGCACCATTTGGTTGATGATAAGATCCATGCTCGTTCGATCGGGCCTTACAGTCTTGTTACACAACAGCCTCTAGGTGGTAAGGCGCAGTTCGGTGGCCAGCGTCTCGGCGAGATGGAAGTCTGGGCGATGGAGGCCTATGGCGCAGCGCATGCGTTGCAGGAGTTCCTCACCGTCAAGTCGGACGATGTTGCTGGTCGGACGCGGATTTACGAAGCAATCGTCAAAGGCAAGCATACCCTTGAGGCGGGACTCCCCGAGTCGTTCAACGTCCTCATCAAAGAGTTGCAGGCCCTGTGCCTTGACGTCGATCTGCTCGAAGATAACGCGAGTTGA